One Streptomyces sp. P9-A2 DNA window includes the following coding sequences:
- a CDS encoding solute symporter family protein, with protein MSPSITTVQLAANEASEHRPLIITLFALFVLATLGITVWAGRQTKDAADFYAGGRQFSAFQNGLAVSGDYMSAASFLGIAGAIALFGYDGFLYSIGFLVAWLVALLLVAEPLRNSGRYTMGDVLAYRMRQRPVRTAAGTSTIIVSIFYLLAQMAGAGVLVSLLLGITSDTGKILIVALVGVLMVVYVSIGGMKGTTWVQMVKAVLLIGGTILITFLVLLKFNFNISDLLGKAAENSGAGASFLEPGLQYGASGTTKLDFISLGIALVLGTAGLPHILIRFYTVPNAKAARKSVNWAIGIIGGFYLMTIALGFGAAALISRDEIIASNPSGNTAAPLLALHLGGVDSTWGAILLATISAVAFATILAVVAGLTLASSSSFAHDIYANVIRKGKATDKEEMKAARLATILIGVVSIALGALARDLNVAGLVALAFAVAASANLPTILYSLFWKRFTTQGALWSIYGGLIVAVGLVLFSPVVSGDPKAMFPGVDFAWFPLKNPGIISIPFGFLMGWLGTVLSKEEPDVKKFAELEVRSLTGTGAH; from the coding sequence ATGAGCCCCTCGATCACCACCGTCCAGCTCGCCGCGAACGAGGCGAGCGAGCACCGCCCGCTCATCATCACCCTGTTCGCGCTGTTCGTCCTCGCGACCCTCGGCATCACCGTGTGGGCGGGCCGGCAGACCAAGGACGCCGCCGACTTCTACGCGGGCGGACGCCAGTTCAGCGCCTTCCAGAACGGTCTCGCGGTCTCCGGCGACTACATGTCGGCCGCGTCCTTCCTCGGCATCGCGGGCGCCATCGCCCTCTTCGGCTACGACGGCTTCCTCTACTCCATCGGGTTCCTCGTCGCCTGGCTGGTCGCCCTGCTCCTGGTCGCCGAACCCCTGCGCAACTCCGGCCGCTACACGATGGGCGACGTCCTCGCCTACCGCATGCGCCAGCGGCCCGTGCGCACCGCCGCCGGCACCTCCACCATCATCGTCTCGATCTTCTACCTGCTGGCCCAGATGGCGGGCGCCGGCGTGCTCGTCTCGCTGCTGCTCGGCATCACCTCCGACACCGGCAAGATCCTGATCGTCGCCCTGGTCGGCGTCCTGATGGTCGTGTACGTCTCCATCGGCGGCATGAAGGGCACCACCTGGGTGCAGATGGTCAAGGCCGTGCTCCTCATCGGCGGCACCATCCTGATCACCTTCCTGGTGCTGCTGAAGTTCAACTTCAACATCTCCGACCTGCTGGGCAAGGCCGCCGAGAACAGCGGCGCGGGCGCGTCCTTCCTGGAGCCCGGCCTGCAGTACGGCGCGAGCGGTACCACCAAGCTGGACTTCATCTCCCTCGGCATCGCCCTGGTGCTCGGCACCGCCGGCCTGCCGCACATCCTGATCCGCTTCTACACGGTGCCCAACGCCAAGGCCGCCCGTAAGTCCGTGAACTGGGCCATCGGTATCATCGGCGGCTTCTACCTGATGACCATCGCGCTCGGCTTCGGCGCCGCCGCGCTCATCTCGCGGGACGAGATCATCGCCTCGAACCCGTCCGGCAACACGGCCGCGCCGCTGCTCGCCCTGCACCTGGGCGGTGTCGACTCGACCTGGGGCGCGATCCTGCTCGCCACCATCTCGGCGGTCGCCTTCGCCACGATCCTCGCCGTGGTCGCCGGCCTCACCCTGGCCTCGTCGTCCTCCTTCGCGCACGACATCTACGCCAACGTCATCCGCAAGGGGAAGGCCACGGACAAGGAGGAGATGAAGGCGGCCCGCCTGGCGACCATCCTCATCGGCGTCGTCTCCATCGCGCTCGGCGCCCTCGCCCGCGACCTGAACGTGGCCGGTCTGGTCGCGCTCGCCTTCGCGGTCGCCGCCTCCGCCAACCTGCCGACGATCCTCTACAGCCTGTTCTGGAAGCGGTTCACCACCCAGGGCGCCCTGTGGTCGATCTACGGCGGTCTCATCGTCGCCGTCGGCCTGGTGCTGTTCTCGCCCGTCGTCTCCGGCGACCCCAAGGCGATGTTCCCCGGCGTCGACTTCGCGTGGTTCCCGCTGAAGAACCCGGGCATCATCTCCATCCCGTTCGGCTTCCTGATGGGCTGGCTCGGCACCGTCCTGTCGAAGGAGGAGCCCGACGTCAAGAAGTTCGCGGAGCTGGAGGTCCGGTCACTGACCGGCACCGGCGCCCACTGA
- a CDS encoding DUF485 domain-containing protein produces MAAEAPPPSAEEHKLPTPEEFTQVQESAEFGELRRSYRSFAFPVTVGFIIWYLLYVLLSNYAGGFMGTKLFGNINVALVFGILQFVTTFLIAWWYSRHAATNLDPKAEAIKTRMEGGA; encoded by the coding sequence GTGGCCGCCGAAGCACCGCCCCCCTCAGCAGAGGAACACAAACTCCCCACACCCGAGGAGTTCACCCAGGTGCAGGAGAGCGCTGAGTTCGGTGAACTGCGCCGCTCCTACCGCTCCTTCGCCTTCCCCGTGACCGTCGGCTTCATCATCTGGTACCTGCTGTACGTGCTGCTCTCGAACTACGCGGGCGGCTTCATGGGCACCAAGCTGTTCGGCAACATCAACGTCGCCCTCGTCTTCGGCATCCTGCAGTTCGTCACCACCTTCCTCATCGCGTGGTGGTACTCCCGGCACGCCGCCACCAACCTCGACCCCAAGGCCGAGGCCATCAAGACGCGTATGGAGGGTGGCGCATGA
- a CDS encoding S8 family peptidase, translated as MAHLRSRRRLALAVPVALSLTVSLGFLPTAASAAPQAASTAAERANEQATERATNTPALAYVVNTRTDRRTIASVEKAVAAAGGTVVVTYDRIGVIVVHSANPGFAQEMRTVRGVRSAGATRTAPLAPAGTMDEGAADYVTAAEAARTRAASAKTPGSEPLEADQWDLRAIGADKAARIDPGSRKVTVAVIDTGVDDSHPDLEPNFSAAQSANCVGGKADTSEGAWRPYTDEDYHGTHVAGEIAAARNGIGVAGVAPGVKVASIKVSDPDNGLFYPENVVCAFVFAADHGVEITNNSYYVDPWLYNCMDDPDQRAILDAVDRAQKYAQRRGTLHVASAGNSNHDLASDAIDDASSPNDTTPVERTIDPSECLDLPTQLPGVVTVSATGVQNLKSYYSTYGKGVVDVAAPGGDGRYQTPDTPSKNGRILSTMPNGQYAFLQGTSMAAPHVAGVAALLKSRYPWAPPAQLQALLKAQANNPGCPESYDQNGDGVQDATCEGGSRVNGFYGAGIVDALRAVKR; from the coding sequence ATGGCTCATCTGCGTTCCAGACGCCGCCTCGCCCTCGCCGTACCCGTCGCGCTGTCCCTGACCGTCTCGCTCGGTTTCCTGCCGACGGCGGCCTCGGCGGCTCCGCAGGCGGCATCGACGGCAGCCGAACGGGCGAACGAGCAGGCGACGGAGCGTGCGACGAACACCCCCGCTCTGGCGTACGTCGTCAACACCAGGACGGACCGCCGCACGATCGCGTCGGTGGAGAAGGCGGTCGCCGCGGCCGGCGGGACCGTCGTGGTCACGTACGACCGGATCGGTGTGATCGTCGTCCACTCGGCGAACCCCGGCTTCGCCCAGGAGATGCGCACCGTGCGCGGGGTGCGGTCGGCCGGTGCGACCCGCACCGCACCGCTGGCTCCCGCGGGGACGATGGACGAGGGTGCGGCGGACTATGTGACGGCCGCGGAGGCCGCCAGGACGCGGGCCGCCTCCGCGAAGACCCCCGGCAGCGAGCCGCTCGAGGCCGACCAGTGGGACCTGCGCGCGATCGGCGCCGACAAGGCCGCGCGGATCGACCCGGGCAGCCGCAAGGTGACCGTCGCCGTGATCGACACCGGCGTGGACGACTCCCACCCCGACCTCGAACCGAACTTCTCCGCCGCCCAGTCGGCCAACTGCGTCGGCGGCAAGGCGGACACCAGTGAGGGCGCCTGGCGCCCGTACACGGACGAGGACTACCACGGCACCCACGTGGCCGGTGAGATCGCCGCGGCCCGCAACGGCATCGGCGTCGCCGGTGTCGCGCCAGGCGTCAAGGTCGCGTCCATCAAGGTGAGCGACCCGGACAACGGGCTGTTCTACCCGGAGAACGTCGTCTGCGCCTTCGTGTTCGCCGCCGACCACGGCGTGGAGATCACGAACAACAGCTACTACGTCGACCCGTGGCTCTACAACTGCATGGACGACCCGGACCAGCGGGCGATCCTCGACGCGGTCGACCGGGCCCAGAAGTACGCCCAGCGCAGGGGCACCCTGCACGTCGCCTCGGCCGGCAACTCCAACCACGACCTGGCCTCGGACGCGATCGACGACGCCTCCAGCCCCAACGACACCACACCGGTCGAGCGCACCATCGACCCGTCCGAGTGCCTCGACCTGCCGACCCAGCTCCCGGGCGTGGTCACGGTCAGCGCCACGGGCGTGCAGAACCTCAAGTCGTACTACTCCACGTACGGCAAGGGGGTCGTCGACGTGGCCGCGCCCGGCGGCGACGGGCGCTACCAGACGCCCGACACCCCGTCGAAGAACGGCCGCATCCTGTCCACCATGCCGAACGGCCAGTACGCCTTCCTGCAGGGCACGTCGATGGCCGCGCCGCACGTCGCCGGTGTCGCCGCACTGCTGAAGTCCAGGTACCCGTGGGCGCCCCCGGCCCAGTTGCAGGCGCTGCTGAAGGCGCAGGCGAACAACCCGGGCTGCCCAGAGTCCTACGACCAGAACGGCGACGGTGTGCAGGACGCGACGTGCGAGGGCGGCAGCCGGGTCAACGGCTTCTACGGCGCCGGCATCGTCGACGCGCTGCGCGCGGTGAAGCGGTGA
- a CDS encoding RNA-guided endonuclease InsQ/TnpB family protein, whose amino-acid sequence MSVTATCVKRAFKYRFHPTDAQAAELSRTFGCVRKVYNLALAARTEAWARQERVNYNATSAMLTAWKKTEELAYLNDVSSVPLQQTLRHLQTAFTHFFGKRCKYPRFKSRKKSRRSAEYTTSGFRFREGKLTLAKMAEPLDLVWSRPLPEGATPSTVTVSQDAAGRWFVSMLCEDPTVKPLPAADTAVGVDVGLEHLLTLSTGEKIANPRHERRDRIRLAKAQRALAKKARGDGANRRKARIRVAKIYARIADRRRDLLHKLTTRLVRENQTLVIEDLTVRNMVKNHTLARAISDAGWSEFRSLLEYKATWYGREVIAVDRFFPSSRLCSACGTLQKKMPLSVRTWTCEGCGTVHDRDVNAAKNLLAAGLAVSVCGAGVRPQRSSPGGRSATKQKPPRREP is encoded by the coding sequence GTGAGCGTGACCGCGACGTGTGTGAAGCGGGCGTTCAAGTACCGCTTCCATCCGACCGATGCGCAGGCGGCGGAGCTGTCGCGCACGTTCGGCTGCGTGCGCAAGGTCTACAACCTGGCCCTCGCCGCCCGTACCGAGGCATGGGCGCGGCAGGAGCGGGTCAACTACAACGCCACCTCGGCGATGCTGACCGCGTGGAAGAAGACCGAGGAACTCGCCTACCTCAACGACGTGTCCTCCGTGCCGTTGCAGCAGACGCTGCGTCACTTGCAGACGGCGTTCACCCATTTCTTCGGCAAGCGGTGCAAGTACCCGCGCTTCAAGAGCCGGAAGAAGTCGCGCAGGTCCGCCGAGTACACCACCAGTGGTTTCCGCTTCCGCGAGGGGAAGCTGACGCTGGCGAAAATGGCCGAGCCGCTCGACCTCGTGTGGTCCCGTCCGCTCCCCGAGGGCGCGACGCCCTCCACGGTGACCGTGTCGCAGGACGCGGCCGGGCGCTGGTTCGTGTCGATGCTGTGCGAGGACCCGACCGTGAAACCGCTGCCCGCCGCGGATACGGCGGTCGGCGTCGACGTCGGTCTGGAGCACCTGCTGACCCTCTCCACCGGCGAGAAGATCGCCAACCCGAGGCACGAGCGCCGTGACCGTATCCGTCTTGCCAAGGCCCAGCGGGCTCTGGCGAAGAAGGCCAGAGGGGACGGAGCCAACCGGCGCAAGGCCCGGATCAGGGTCGCGAAGATCTACGCCCGGATCGCCGACCGGCGTCGGGACCTGCTGCACAAGCTGACCACTCGACTCGTGCGTGAGAACCAAACGCTCGTGATCGAGGATCTGACCGTGCGCAACATGGTCAAAAATCACACGCTCGCCCGGGCCATCTCGGATGCGGGCTGGAGCGAGTTCCGCTCCCTGCTGGAGTACAAGGCCACCTGGTACGGGCGGGAAGTGATCGCGGTCGACCGCTTCTTCCCCTCCTCCAGGTTGTGCTCCGCCTGCGGCACCTTGCAGAAGAAGATGCCGCTCAGCGTCCGTACCTGGACGTGCGAGGGCTGCGGCACGGTCCATGACCGGGACGTGAACGCGGCGAAGAACCTTCTGGCGGCCGGGCTGGCCGTGTCTGTCTGTGGAGCCGGTGTAAGACCTCAACGGAGTTCTCCGGGCGGGCGGTCGGCGACGAAGCAGAAACCCCCACGGCGCGAGCCGTAG
- a CDS encoding CoA transferase has protein sequence MTDNDRSSPGSRTGPGLAAAWSSLGGDPALLARVAAVERPEALPARLPVRELARACVGACGLAAAELGARRAGPARPGHPPDLEVPAVRVDDGAVAAAFVSERHLLVDGRAPVFFAPLSRFWRTADGWVRTHANYPHHRARLLAALGTSDAPEAVAAALAERSATEAEEAVYAAGGLAVALRTPAEWAAHEQAAAAARRPLVERGRLDSAPARILTPVDRDPLLPAAGLRVLDLTRVVAGPVATRTLALLGADVLRLDPPGLPELPDQHTDTGFGKRSALLDLPAGRTMFEELLATADVVVTGYRPGALDRLGLSARALAERRPGVVVAQLSAWGAYGPWGDRRGFDSLVQAATGIAVSEGAAGRPGVLPAQALDHGTGYLLAAAVLRALTEQTDEGGSRFVRLALTRTAAWLLEGDAPTRAPGGDRTVAGLGPASASAPAPAPAAGGAADDWLTQTDSSLGRLRYARSPVSFTGGPRDWARPPGPWGADAARWG, from the coding sequence ATGACCGACAACGACCGCTCCTCCCCCGGCTCCCGCACCGGCCCCGGCCTCGCCGCCGCCTGGTCGTCGTTGGGCGGGGATCCGGCCCTCCTCGCGCGCGTGGCGGCCGTCGAGCGGCCCGAGGCGCTTCCCGCGCGGCTGCCGGTACGGGAGCTGGCGCGCGCCTGCGTGGGCGCGTGCGGGCTGGCCGCGGCCGAACTGGGCGCGCGACGGGCGGGACCCGCTCGTCCCGGTCACCCGCCGGACCTCGAAGTGCCCGCCGTGCGTGTGGACGACGGGGCGGTGGCGGCGGCGTTCGTCAGTGAACGGCATCTGCTGGTCGACGGGCGGGCCCCGGTGTTCTTCGCCCCGCTGTCGCGCTTCTGGCGCACGGCGGACGGGTGGGTGCGCACCCACGCCAACTACCCTCACCACCGGGCCCGGCTGCTCGCCGCGCTGGGGACGTCCGACGCCCCGGAGGCGGTGGCGGCGGCGCTCGCCGAGCGGTCGGCCACGGAGGCCGAGGAGGCCGTGTACGCCGCCGGAGGCCTCGCCGTGGCCCTGCGGACGCCCGCCGAGTGGGCGGCGCACGAGCAGGCGGCGGCGGCGGCGCGGCGCCCGCTGGTGGAGCGCGGGCGGCTGGATTCCGCGCCCGCGCGGATACTCACCCCCGTGGACCGCGATCCGCTGCTGCCCGCGGCGGGACTGCGGGTGCTGGACCTGACCCGGGTCGTCGCGGGCCCCGTCGCCACCCGTACCCTCGCCCTGCTCGGCGCGGACGTGCTGCGCCTGGACCCGCCGGGGCTGCCCGAACTCCCCGACCAGCACACCGACACGGGGTTCGGGAAGCGCTCGGCCCTGCTGGATCTGCCGGCCGGCCGGACCATGTTCGAGGAACTGCTCGCGACGGCGGACGTGGTGGTCACCGGGTACCGGCCGGGGGCCCTGGACCGTCTGGGGCTGAGCGCCCGGGCACTGGCCGAGCGCCGTCCCGGGGTGGTCGTGGCCCAGCTGTCGGCGTGGGGGGCGTACGGGCCGTGGGGCGACCGGCGCGGCTTCGACAGTCTGGTGCAGGCGGCCACGGGGATCGCGGTGAGCGAGGGGGCGGCCGGGCGGCCGGGGGTGCTCCCGGCACAGGCCCTCGACCACGGCACCGGGTATCTGCTGGCGGCGGCGGTGCTGCGGGCGCTGACCGAGCAGACGGACGAGGGCGGCAGCCGGTTCGTGCGACTGGCGCTGACGCGGACGGCGGCCTGGCTGCTGGAGGGGGACGCGCCCACGCGTGCGCCGGGCGGCGACCGGACCGTGGCAGGCCTCGGCCCTGCCTCCGCCTCAGCCCCTGCCCCGGCCCCGGCTGCGGGCGGGGCCGCCGACGACTGGCTCACGCAGACGGACAGTTCCCTGGGGAGACTGCGGTACGCCCGGTCCCCGGTGTCGTTCACCGGTGGCCCCCGTGACTGGGCCCGTCCGCCCGGACCGTGGGGTGCCGACGCGGCCCGGTGGGGGTGA
- a CDS encoding CopD family protein, producing MTLTNPTSGTTGAHRGARRPGTGPAVAVLVLVALAALIPLLGPSPALHHTGEAAAPGTGGIALLRTVLFAALAVPVGELFVRRLLRSVPDAPPAVPRAWSTAANSVGFVAALGLACVVATGNLIPDSLAAIDVGSLYDSREGRLALLEVNAFLAAALCAASGRPGTQVWPLAAIVVAEALRAHPGTEYTPLIGSGLTLIHLVCASLWVGGLLYVLRTMRAWRGSAAGAVLLGLYARVAAVLLVAITATGVCSSLRRMPPESILEQLTDTAYGRVLLAKVILMAGVAALALWARIRLARAADPLSARAPARAEAYVLALVVAVSGLLTALPVPIRW from the coding sequence GTGACTCTGACCAATCCCACGTCCGGGACGACCGGCGCACACAGGGGCGCGCGGCGTCCCGGCACCGGCCCGGCCGTCGCCGTCCTCGTTCTGGTGGCGCTGGCCGCGCTGATACCGCTCCTCGGCCCGTCCCCGGCCCTGCACCACACCGGTGAGGCCGCCGCTCCCGGCACCGGTGGCATCGCCCTGCTCCGGACGGTGCTGTTCGCGGCGCTGGCCGTGCCCGTCGGCGAGCTCTTCGTGAGACGGCTGCTGCGTTCCGTGCCCGACGCTCCTCCGGCCGTGCCGCGCGCCTGGTCCACCGCGGCGAACTCCGTCGGTTTCGTGGCCGCTCTCGGACTCGCCTGCGTCGTGGCCACCGGGAACCTGATTCCCGACAGCCTCGCCGCCATCGACGTGGGCAGTCTGTACGACTCGCGGGAGGGCAGGCTCGCCCTCCTGGAGGTCAACGCGTTCCTCGCCGCCGCCCTGTGCGCCGCCTCCGGCCGTCCGGGTACGCAGGTCTGGCCACTGGCCGCGATCGTCGTCGCCGAGGCCCTGCGCGCGCACCCCGGGACCGAGTACACCCCGCTGATCGGCTCCGGGCTGACGTTGATCCATCTGGTCTGCGCTTCGCTCTGGGTGGGTGGTCTGCTGTACGTGCTGCGCACGATGCGCGCGTGGCGGGGCTCGGCGGCGGGCGCCGTGCTGCTGGGACTGTACGCGCGCGTGGCGGCCGTTCTGCTCGTCGCCATCACGGCGACCGGGGTGTGCAGTTCACTGCGCCGGATGCCTCCGGAGTCGATCCTGGAACAGCTGACGGACACGGCGTACGGGCGGGTCCTGCTCGCCAAGGTGATCCTGATGGCCGGGGTCGCGGCCCTCGCCCTGTGGGCCAGGATCCGGCTGGCCCGCGCGGCCGATCCGCTGAGCGCCCGTGCCCCCGCGCGGGCGGAGGCGTACGTCCTTGCCCTGGTGGTGGCGGTGTCGGGGCTCCTGACGGCGCTGCCGGTGCCGATCCGCTGGTGA
- a CDS encoding VIT1/CCC1 transporter family protein — MARQPRRRPAGREGEVSGGSMAARRNWLRAAVLGATGDRTALLTAGLAGLISGSTSMAAGEYVAVSSQRASEKAALKTERQELREQPEAEPEELTQLLQERGLSREVARDAAVQLTERDALRAHAHMEHGIDPDALANAWHAAGAIFLAFTVGALLPLPAIVLPPAGLRLPVTVVSTLAALVLTGWSSARLGGAAPGRAVLRNVAGGALAMGLTYLAGTLLGATGG, encoded by the coding sequence ATGGCGAGGCAGCCGAGGAGACGCCCGGCGGGACGCGAGGGGGAAGTGTCCGGCGGCTCCATGGCGGCACGGCGCAACTGGCTGCGGGCGGCGGTCCTCGGCGCGACCGGTGACCGTACCGCCCTGCTGACCGCCGGACTGGCCGGCCTGATCTCCGGTTCCACCTCGATGGCGGCGGGCGAGTACGTCGCCGTCTCCTCCCAGCGCGCCTCGGAGAAGGCCGCCCTCAAGACCGAGCGGCAGGAGCTGAGGGAGCAGCCTGAGGCCGAGCCGGAGGAACTGACCCAACTGCTCCAAGAACGCGGGCTGTCGCGGGAAGTGGCCCGGGACGCGGCCGTCCAGCTGACGGAGCGCGACGCCCTGCGGGCGCACGCGCACATGGAGCACGGGATAGATCCCGACGCGCTCGCCAACGCCTGGCACGCGGCCGGCGCGATTTTCCTGGCGTTCACCGTGGGGGCGCTGCTGCCCCTGCCGGCCATCGTGCTGCCGCCGGCCGGCCTGCGGCTTCCGGTGACGGTCGTGTCCACGCTGGCCGCCCTCGTCCTCACGGGCTGGAGCAGCGCCCGCCTGGGCGGAGCGGCACCCGGAAGGGCGGTCCTGCGCAATGTGGCGGGCGGCGCCCTGGCCATGGGCCTGACCTACCTGGCGGGAACGCTGCTGGGGGCCACGGGCGGGTAG
- a CDS encoding DEDDh family exonuclease → MLDDLTTAASSPSVWPAAYPQGYAVVDVETTGLARDDRIISAGVYQLDARGEVEDHWYTTVNPERDPGPVWIHGLTADALEGAPLFADIAGEFATRLEGRVLVAHNAVFDWQMIAREYARARTQAPVKQRLCTIALSKELALPLPNHKLASLAAHFGVVQQRAHHALDDARVLAEAFRPSLRTAAARGVRLPLHECLPLTEWTDQPRPGQQAGHGGGYRPTSWRPSRKRPACPYPNPGRYEPDKPLKQGMRVAFSGDTSVERDLLEDRATEAGLHVATSISRLTSLLVTNDPDSGTSKVVKARQYGTPVVDEAAFGQLLGDVAPASEA, encoded by the coding sequence ATGCTCGATGACCTCACGACCGCAGCGTCCTCCCCCAGCGTGTGGCCGGCCGCGTATCCGCAGGGATACGCGGTCGTCGACGTGGAGACCACGGGCCTCGCCCGGGACGACCGCATCATCTCGGCGGGCGTCTACCAGCTGGACGCGCGCGGGGAGGTCGAGGACCACTGGTACACGACGGTCAACCCGGAGCGGGACCCCGGCCCGGTGTGGATACACGGCCTGACGGCCGACGCGCTCGAAGGGGCGCCCCTCTTCGCCGACATCGCCGGTGAGTTCGCCACCCGGCTGGAGGGCCGGGTGCTCGTCGCGCACAACGCCGTCTTCGACTGGCAGATGATCGCCCGCGAGTACGCCCGTGCCCGCACGCAGGCGCCGGTGAAGCAGCGGCTGTGCACGATCGCCCTCTCCAAGGAGCTGGCGCTGCCGCTGCCCAACCACAAACTGGCGTCGCTCGCCGCGCACTTCGGCGTGGTGCAGCAGCGCGCGCACCACGCGTTGGACGACGCGCGAGTGCTGGCGGAGGCGTTCCGGCCGAGCCTGCGTACCGCGGCGGCGCGGGGCGTACGGCTCCCGCTGCACGAGTGCCTGCCACTGACGGAGTGGACGGACCAGCCCCGCCCCGGGCAGCAGGCGGGCCACGGGGGCGGCTACCGGCCCACCAGTTGGCGCCCGTCCCGCAAGCGGCCCGCCTGCCCGTATCCCAACCCGGGCCGCTACGAACCGGACAAGCCACTCAAACAGGGCATGCGGGTCGCCTTCTCCGGCGACACCTCCGTGGAGCGGGACCTGCTGGAGGACCGGGCGACGGAGGCCGGGCTGCATGTCGCCACCAGCATCTCCCGGCTGACCAGCCTCCTGGTCACCAACGATCCGGACTCGGGCACGTCCAAGGTGGTCAAGGCCCGGCAGTACGGCACCCCGGTCGTGGACGAGGCCGCGTTCGGACAGCTGCTCGGCGATGTCGCCCCCGCGTCGGAGGCCTGA
- a CDS encoding metallophosphoesterase family protein — translation MTTDTTLTCPTVRYTVGANRGSFPMHLVSTPAQPQFLTTVCELGVPLEASNAVLQQSTVRAAVVHPANRQLPLPNWTATTRPGTIGVIGDTGCRVTTAGPDQDCANHQTGWPFPQIATSAATVTRPDLVIHVGDYLYREDPGQANDTAANPGCTTRADRFSWPCVVADFFRPAETLLATAPVALTRGNHEDCTAQQGGAGGAWFRYLADDLRADGSCSPYTTPVEIRAGTLNLVSVDSSFADPADNGSTTQRAIYTAQFETVNQAARQHPTHDYFVFTHKPLWMVRSAGPPARWVTRVLDEAVADTSLGRLEDNIRMVLSGHVHLYQMVDFDAARPPQVTVGFSGGAPLDQGPNDANVVGQPVGTPPQRVHQSITQGGVFGYGILRDNGATWDLTSHDTTGAVRGQTCTLSTSSANKAFICH, via the coding sequence GTGACCACCGACACCACCCTTACGTGCCCCACCGTGCGGTACACCGTGGGCGCGAACAGGGGTTCCTTCCCGATGCACCTGGTGAGCACCCCGGCGCAGCCGCAGTTCCTCACCACCGTGTGCGAGTTGGGCGTGCCTCTCGAGGCATCCAACGCGGTGCTCCAGCAATCGACGGTCCGGGCGGCCGTGGTGCACCCCGCGAACCGTCAACTCCCCTTGCCGAACTGGACCGCGACCACACGTCCCGGCACCATCGGCGTCATCGGCGACACCGGCTGCCGGGTCACGACGGCGGGTCCCGACCAGGACTGCGCGAACCATCAAACCGGCTGGCCGTTCCCGCAGATCGCGACCAGCGCTGCCACTGTGACGCGACCGGACCTCGTGATCCATGTCGGCGACTACCTCTACCGCGAGGACCCGGGCCAGGCGAACGACACGGCGGCCAATCCGGGCTGCACGACGAGGGCGGACAGATTCAGCTGGCCGTGTGTCGTCGCCGATTTCTTCAGACCGGCGGAAACGCTGCTGGCCACGGCACCGGTCGCACTGACCCGAGGTAACCACGAAGACTGCACCGCGCAGCAGGGTGGTGCGGGCGGCGCGTGGTTCCGCTACCTCGCCGACGACCTCCGCGCCGACGGGTCGTGCAGTCCTTACACCACGCCCGTGGAGATCCGCGCAGGCACTCTGAACCTCGTCTCCGTGGACTCCTCGTTCGCCGACCCAGCCGACAACGGAAGCACAACGCAGCGGGCGATCTACACCGCGCAGTTCGAAACCGTGAACCAGGCTGCGCGGCAGCATCCCACCCACGATTACTTCGTGTTCACCCACAAGCCGCTGTGGATGGTGAGATCGGCCGGCCCTCCGGCTCGATGGGTGACCCGTGTCCTCGACGAAGCCGTCGCCGATACGAGCCTGGGCCGGCTGGAGGACAACATCCGCATGGTGCTGTCGGGCCATGTTCACCTCTACCAGATGGTCGATTTCGACGCCGCCCGCCCACCCCAGGTGACGGTGGGCTTCTCGGGCGGAGCACCACTGGATCAAGGCCCGAACGACGCCAACGTCGTCGGACAACCAGTCGGCACGCCGCCGCAGCGCGTCCATCAGTCGATCACCCAAGGAGGGGTCTTCGGGTACGGGATCCTGCGCGACAACGGCGCGACCTGGGACCTCACCTCTCACGACACGACCGGTGCTGTCCGTGGTCAGACCTGCACGTTGAGCACGAGCAGCGCCAACAAGGCATTCATCTGCCACTGA
- a CDS encoding transposase family protein, with protein MDCPTYRPGCPACPTRAAAVTRCRHPLPYVLAVAACAVLAGARPLTAIAEWAADASDRLLFCRGAVLRDPDRPCRAPSEATVRQVLQRIDGDVLDAAIGGWLTARAAASRAADQDGHPPARPVRAAVAVDGKSLRGAIRADGR; from the coding sequence ATGGACTGCCCGACCTACCGGCCCGGCTGTCCCGCCTGTCCGACCCGCGCCGCCGCTGTCACCCGCTGTCGTCACCCGCTGCCGTACGTCCTGGCCGTGGCCGCCTGCGCGGTCCTGGCCGGAGCGAGGCCCCTCACCGCGATCGCCGAGTGGGCCGCCGACGCCTCTGACCGGCTGTTGTTCTGCCGCGGGGCTGTGCTGCGCGATCCGGACCGGCCCTGCCGGGCGCCCAGTGAGGCGACCGTGCGCCAGGTCCTGCAGCGCATCGACGGCGACGTGCTCGACGCGGCGATCGGCGGCTGGCTCACCGCTCGTGCCGCCGCCTCCCGCGCCGCCGACCAGGACGGACACCCGCCGGCCCGTCCGGTGCGGGCAGCGGTCGCGGTGGACGGCAAGTCCCTGCGCGGCGCCATCCGCGCCGACGGCCGCTGA